TTCAATCGCTGGTGGATGGCAACGCGTTTGTCAAAGGGTTCAACGGCTTATCCAACGAGGAAGCGAAATCCGAATTCCTGAACGGCAAAGCGGCCATGTACATGATGGGGACCTGGGAACTGCCTAACTTTACGACCAATGAAGAGATTCCGCAAGAATTCCGCGACAGCGTCGGTTTCTTCAAATTCCCGACGGTTGAAGGCGGCAAAGGCGATATTAACAGCTGGGTAGGCGGACCGGGTGTCGGCCTGTTCATCGGCGAGAACTCCAAAGTGAAAGAGGAGTCCAAGAAGTTTGTTGAGTATTTCGTCACCAAGTGGGGCGAGCAGTCCGTTACAGGTGCCGGCGTCATCCCGGCAACGAAGGTGGATACCTCGACGCTTGAGCTTCCGCAGCTGTACATCGATCTCTTTGATGAAATGAACCAAGCAAGCAGCATCACCCTGTTCGCGGATGTACAGATGGAGGCGAATGCCGCCGAGACACATCTGAACATGATTCAGGCGCTCTTCGGCAAAGCCGTGACGCCGGAGAAATTCTCCGAAGAGCATGAAGCGGCGATCTCCAAAGGGAACTAAGACTCTTTAGGACAACAAAGAAACGGGACCCTGATTTATCCGGCAGCGATGCCGGATAAATCTTTCCTTAAGACCATAGGAAGAAAGGAGTCGGACACTTTGGATAAAGTGATGTCCAACAAAAAAATCATCGCGCTGTATGTTTTGCCCGCACTGCTTGTGATTATGGCCGTCGTTTATATTCCAATCCTACTTACCGCCTATTACGGACTGAACGAATGGAACGGCATCGGTGCGATGACCTTTATCGGACTTGATAACTACCAGGCCCTGCTCTCGGACGGCAAGTTCTGGGACAGTGCATGGCACTCCCTGCTGTTAGCCGTATTCTCGGCAGCAAGCCTGATCATTTACCTGGCCGTGGCAATGGTGCTGGCCTCCAAGATCAAGGGCGCCAACCTGTTCCGTAAAATCTATCTCATCCCCATGCTGCTGTCCTCCGTTGCGATCGCGCAGCTGTGGCTGCGCATTTACCACCCGACGAACGGAATTGTGAACAGCTTCCTGGAATCCATCGGGATCACGAACCCGCCGGCATGGCTCGCTGAGCCGTCGCTTGTCTTGTTCGCATTGTTTATTCCGATTCTCTGGCAGTATGCCGGTTTCTATATCTTGATCTATTATGCAGCTTTGAAGAATATCCCGGCATCGCTGGTGGAAGCGGCCAAGATCGACGGTGCGACTTCCCTGCAAATTGCGTTCCGGATCAAGCTTCCACTCATCATGGAAGTGATTAAGGTTACGATCGTGCTGGCGGTGGTAGGTTCCTTGAAATATTTCGACCTCATCTTTGTTATGACGGACGGGGGGCCTAACGGCGCAAGTGAAGTGATGGCGTCCTACATGTATCACACGGCTTTCCGCGCTTATGATTTCGGTTACGGCAGCGCGATCGGATTCTTCCTGCTAGTGATCTGTCTGATCGTAACGTGGGTCATACGGAAATTAACGGCATCGAAAGAAACGATCCAATATTCATAAGGAGGAATGCTTCATGATATCCGGAGCCACAGGACAGCTCCAAGACGGGCGCGCCCGGTCCGGAAACGGAGTGGGGGGCAAGCTGGGTTACGCGCTGCTGTATATCGTGCTGATCGGCGTTGCCGTATTCCAGCTGTTCCCGCTCGTATGGCTGCTGCTGTTCTCATTAAAAAACAATCAGGAAGTATTCGATCTTCCTCCGTTGTCCCTTCCGATGAATCCGCGCTGGGAGAATTATGAGAAGGTATGGAGTGCCGGCAACATCAGCGTATATTTTCTGAACAGCGTCTGGATCACCGTTGTCGCGACTGCGCTCACGGTCATTCTGGGAAGTCTCGTCACCTTCGCGATTACGAGAATGAAGTGGAAGGGCAGCTCCTTCGTCCTCGGATTATTTATGGTTGCCATGATGATTCCGGTTCACTCCACCTTGATCCCGCTGTTCAGCATGTTCAACAAGGTTGGCCTGACCGATCATCCGGTTTCTTTGATATTGTCGTACGTGGCCTTCAATATGCCGATTACCATTATGATTCTGCTCGGGTTCTATTACACGCTGCCGAAGGAAGTGGAAGAGGCGGCGGTCATGGACGGCTGCTCGGTTCACCGGGTCTTCTTCCGGATCGTGCTTCCGATGACGGGCTCGGTGCTGGCGACGACAGCCATCATTAACATGATCTACAACTGGAACGAATTTATTTTCGTGAATACGTTTATCAGCTCGGACATATTCAAGACGCTCACCGTCGGCGTGCAGAACTTTATCGGACAATACACAACCGATTGGGGTGCGATTGGCGCAACCTTGATGATCAGTATTTTGCCAATCCTGCTGATGTTCCTGTTCCTCAGTGATCGTATCGTGGAAGGCATCGCTGCTGGTTCGGTGAAAGGTTAAGTTTCATAGAACTCATCCATTTCCGGATAAAATAAACGAGCCGCTTCAAGGAGACTTCTTGTAGCGGCTCGTTTGCTTTATATGATGCTGATTCAATCCTCGGTCTTTAAACCCATCCCAGTGCCCGGGCCACCTGAGTGACCAGGAAGGTGACGCCGATGGCGATGGCCGTCGGGATGGCAAAGGACAGGAACGTCCACTTTGCGCTTTTCGTTTCCTTCCAGATATTGACGAGCGTGGTTCCGCATGGATAATGAAGGAGCGAGAAGAGCATCATGTTCAGTGCGGTCAGCCAGGTCCAGCCTTGGTCCAGGAAGATTTGCTTGAGGGCAAACATATCGGTAACCTCGGTCAGGGACCCCGTAGCCAAATATCCCATCAGCAGGATCGGCAGCACGATTTCATTGGCGGGAAGTCCGATGATAAAGGCCATCAGAATGAAGCCATCGAGTCCGAGTGCGCGCGCAAACGGATCAAGAAATTCAACGAAATGAATCAGAATGCTGGCATCGCCAATATAGATGTTGGCAAGCACCCAGGTGAGCACGCCTGCAGGCGCCGCTACGATAATGGCTCTGCGCAGCACATAGAGGGTTTTATCCAGGGTCGACCGGAGAATGGTATTCAGTATCTTCGGTTTACGGTATGGAGGCAGCTCCAGGGTGTAGTGGGAAGGAATGCCTTTCAAGGCGGTTTTGGATAGACCCCATGATACCGTGAGCGTGACAACGACACCGATCAGCACCATGCCCATAACAACGGAAGCCGTTACGAGCGTCTGGGCTCCTCCCGAGAAACCTGCAGCCATGAACAAGGAGGCCAGCAGGATCAGGGTCGGCCAGCGACCGTTGCAGGGCACGAAGTTATTGGTCAGAATAGCGAGCATCCGCTCCCGAGGCGACTCGATGATCCGGGTCGACATAATGGCCGCCGCATTGCAGCCGAATCCCATCGCCATGGTGAGGGACTGCTTGCCGTGCGCTCCTGTTTTTTTGAACAGGCGGTCCAGGTTAAAGGCTACCCGAGGCAAATAGCCATAGTTCTCCAGCAGCGCAAAGGCTGGAAAGAAGATAGCCATGGGAGGCAGCATGACACTGACAACCCAGGAGGTCCCCCGGAACAATCCGAGAATCAGCACGCCATAGAGCCAATCGGGAGCATGGAGGGCCTGAAAGGCCATCGTCAGGTATCCTTCGATCCAGCCAAAGAAATTTGCCAGCATGGAAGAAGGCACGTTAGCCCCTGCGATCGTTAAGTAAAAAATAACGCCGAGCATGGCCAGCATGATCGGAAATCCCCACAGCTTGGAGGTGAAGATGCGGTCCAGACGCTCGGAACGGTACAGAAGCTCACGGTTGGTGACGGTGACGGCATCACTGCACAGCTCACGGGATTTTTTGAATAATTCGCCCACGATGTCTTCCCGAACGTCCTCTACCTGCTCAGCAGGAATGGCGGCTGTTAGAGCTTCCAAGCGCTTTAGCTGTTCCAAGCGAAATCCCTCCTTTATCCGAAGCCTTTAATCGTTCTTTCAGCGTCGCGATCAGCTTCCGGTCTCCATCAAGAAAACGGATCGCCAGCCATCTGGCTGGATATTCGTCGCCAAGAATGTCTCGTAATTCGGACTCCAGGCCGGAAATTCGCGATTCCAGATATTCGTTATATTTCATCCGGTACGGCGTAGTCGGAGTCTGCCCTGTGCACATGAGAAGCAGCTGCTCGGACAGGGTATCCAGCCCTTCGTTATTTCTGGCCGATATCGGAATGACGGGAACCCCGAGCTGATCCGCCAGCTTGCGTGCGTTAATCTTGATGCCTTTTTTCTTCGCTTCGTCCATCAGATTCAGGCAGATGATGACCCGGTCGGTCATTTCCAGCACTTGCAGCGCAAGGTTAAGGCTTCTTTCCAGCGCCGTAGAATCCAGAACCAGCAGGGTAACGTCCGGTTTCTCAAAAATAATATAATCGCGCGCCACTTCTTCATCGGCCGAGTTGGAGAACAAGGAGTACGTCCCGGGCAGATCGATAAATTGGAAGCGGGTGTCTTTGTAATCGTAATAGCCGCTTGCGAGACTGACTGTTTTGCCGGACCAGTTGCCGGTGTGCTGCTTTAGCCCGGTGAGCGCATTAAAAAGCGTGCTTTTTCCCGTGTTCGGGTTGCCAGCCAGCGCGACGGTAAAAGTTCTCATGATGACATCACCTTACCCCAGATTAACTGACTTTCTTCTTTTCTTAATGCTATGACGGTACCTGCCACTCTATAAGAGGTCGGATCGCCGAGCGGGCTGGTTTGCAGCACTTCGACAACGGAGCCCGGTACGAATCCGAGGTCCAGAAGCCGCCGCTTATGCTCTCCGCGGATATCCACCTGTTCAATCAGAAACCGCTCGCCGAGCGCTGCCTGATGCAAATGCTGCCGATATTTTGTCTCATCCATAAAGTTTAACCTCTCCCTACTAAATTGGGCCGAGCATATATTGTTTCCTCGAAGCAACTTTATGCCTATAGTATGACTGAATGTGTATGTTGTCAACTGGATTCATCAGATATTTATTCCAGTTTCATGCGGCGTTTGACGATGCAATCACCATTTTATGCTTGAAGGGGAAACAAGATCCATGTTATATGTAAATATGAGCAATTATTCATATAATTGGAGTGATACCTATATGATATGGGACGTAATCGTTATCGGCGCGGGGCAGGCAGGATTGGCAGCTGGCTATTGGCTGCAGCAGGCAGGGATGAAGTTTCTGTTGTTGGATCGGGGGATGGAGGCAGGCGATGCATGGAAGATGAGATATGATTCCTTGAGGTTGTTTACGCCGAGGACTCATAGTGCCTTGCATGGAATGAGGTTAGAGGGGGATCCCGACGGGTTCCCGGATAAAGATGAGATGGCGTCCTATCTGAAATCGTATGCAGCGCGGTTTAGGCTGCCCATTCAGTTTGAGACGGATGTGAAGTGTGTCCGGAAGGAAGAAGACCGTTTTATAATCGACACCCATCAGGGAGAATATCATGCAAAGGCGCTGATCATCGCTACCGGGCCGTTCCGGCAGCCTCGAATTCCGACGTTTGCAGCATCGGTTCCAGAGGACATTCTCCAGCTGCACTCATCCGATTACAGGCAACCTTCACAGCTTCAGGAGGGCGGCGTTCTTGTCGTTGGCGGCGGGAACAGCGGGGCACAGATTGCGGTCGAACTGTCACGTGGTCGGGAAACGTATTTGGCCCTCGGACAGCAGCCGCGTTATTTACCCATGACCATTGGGGGAAAGGGCATGTTCTGGTGGTTGGACAAACTCGGCATTTTATCTGCCGGCGGTTCCTCCTGGTTGGGGCGTAAGCTGAAGCGCCGCGGAGACCCGATTTTTGGATATGAATTGAAACAAGCGGTCAAGTGCGGTAAAGTGGTGTTGAAAAAGAGAGCCGTTGATGCCGGCGCTTCCGGAATGCGATTCGAGGATGGAACGGAGCTTAAGGTTCAGAATATTATCTGGGCGACCGGCTTTGTTCCCAGCTATGATTGGCTTCAAGTGGATCGAGCGCTGGATCATGAGAAGGCTGTTATTCATACACGCGGTATCAGTCCGGTAAAGGGGCTCTATTATGCAGGTTTGCCTTGGCAGACGCACAGGGGCTCCGCACTCTTGGCAGGAGTTTCACGGGATGCCCGCGAAATCGTTCAAGCCATTATGGAGAAGAGGGGATTAGTTTATGGAAAAAGAGCACCATGAGCTGCTGCACGAAGACGAGGCCATGGAAGCGTCACGACTGCTGAAGGCCATCTCGGATCCGACGCGGATCCGGATTCTTCATTTGCTCTCGCAAGAAGAATGCCCGGTCGGCCATATTGCCGAGGTGCTTGGCATGAGTCAGTCGGCGGTATCCCACCAGCTTGGCTATCTGCGAAGTTTAAGACTGGTCAAATACCGGAGGGAAGGAAATACATATTTTTATACGTATGAAGATGAGCATGTCATCGGGATCTTACGGCAGGTGCTGGACCATATCGCTCATTAGAATCGCCTGACCCGTTCATGCTTGACATTCCGACCGTCCGGCTGTAATGTATTGGAAAATGAATTTCCCGTGAATAACGATCATCAAGGACATGAGGATGCAAGATTCGGCGAGACAGAAAAGAAGCCCTTGGCTGAAAGGCTTCCCCCGCTAGGCTGTGTCCTTCCTACCTTGTAGTTGCCCGCTGTGAACAAGCGGCGCCGGTTTGGCCCGTTACCGCCGTATGAAGCATCTTCAATGGAGCGTCTTTTGCGTCCGGCAAGATGGAATCAGGGTGGTACCACGAGCACATTCGTCCCTAG
This Paenibacillus sp. JZ16 DNA region includes the following protein-coding sequences:
- a CDS encoding carbohydrate ABC transporter permease, which produces MDKVMSNKKIIALYVLPALLVIMAVVYIPILLTAYYGLNEWNGIGAMTFIGLDNYQALLSDGKFWDSAWHSLLLAVFSAASLIIYLAVAMVLASKIKGANLFRKIYLIPMLLSSVAIAQLWLRIYHPTNGIVNSFLESIGITNPPAWLAEPSLVLFALFIPILWQYAGFYILIYYAALKNIPASLVEAAKIDGATSLQIAFRIKLPLIMEVIKVTIVLAVVGSLKYFDLIFVMTDGGPNGASEVMASYMYHTAFRAYDFGYGSAIGFFLLVICLIVTWVIRKLTASKETIQYS
- a CDS encoding carbohydrate ABC transporter permease — protein: MISGATGQLQDGRARSGNGVGGKLGYALLYIVLIGVAVFQLFPLVWLLLFSLKNNQEVFDLPPLSLPMNPRWENYEKVWSAGNISVYFLNSVWITVVATALTVILGSLVTFAITRMKWKGSSFVLGLFMVAMMIPVHSTLIPLFSMFNKVGLTDHPVSLILSYVAFNMPITIMILLGFYYTLPKEVEEAAVMDGCSVHRVFFRIVLPMTGSVLATTAIINMIYNWNEFIFVNTFISSDIFKTLTVGVQNFIGQYTTDWGAIGATLMISILPILLMFLFLSDRIVEGIAAGSVKG
- a CDS encoding ferrous iron transporter B — encoded protein: MEQLKRLEALTAAIPAEQVEDVREDIVGELFKKSRELCSDAVTVTNRELLYRSERLDRIFTSKLWGFPIMLAMLGVIFYLTIAGANVPSSMLANFFGWIEGYLTMAFQALHAPDWLYGVLILGLFRGTSWVVSVMLPPMAIFFPAFALLENYGYLPRVAFNLDRLFKKTGAHGKQSLTMAMGFGCNAAAIMSTRIIESPRERMLAILTNNFVPCNGRWPTLILLASLFMAAGFSGGAQTLVTASVVMGMVLIGVVVTLTVSWGLSKTALKGIPSHYTLELPPYRKPKILNTILRSTLDKTLYVLRRAIIVAAPAGVLTWVLANIYIGDASILIHFVEFLDPFARALGLDGFILMAFIIGLPANEIVLPILLMGYLATGSLTEVTDMFALKQIFLDQGWTWLTALNMMLFSLLHYPCGTTLVNIWKETKSAKWTFLSFAIPTAIAIGVTFLVTQVARALGWV
- a CDS encoding FeoB small GTPase domain-containing protein, encoding MRTFTVALAGNPNTGKSTLFNALTGLKQHTGNWSGKTVSLASGYYDYKDTRFQFIDLPGTYSLFSNSADEEVARDYIIFEKPDVTLLVLDSTALERSLNLALQVLEMTDRVIICLNLMDEAKKKGIKINARKLADQLGVPVIPISARNNEGLDTLSEQLLLMCTGQTPTTPYRMKYNEYLESRISGLESELRDILGDEYPARWLAIRFLDGDRKLIATLKERLKASDKGGISLGTAKALGSSNSRHSC
- a CDS encoding FeoA family protein; the protein is MDETKYRQHLHQAALGERFLIEQVDIRGEHKRRLLDLGFVPGSVVEVLQTSPLGDPTSYRVAGTVIALRKEESQLIWGKVMSS
- a CDS encoding flavin-containing monooxygenase, encoding MWDVIVIGAGQAGLAAGYWLQQAGMKFLLLDRGMEAGDAWKMRYDSLRLFTPRTHSALHGMRLEGDPDGFPDKDEMASYLKSYAARFRLPIQFETDVKCVRKEEDRFIIDTHQGEYHAKALIIATGPFRQPRIPTFAASVPEDILQLHSSDYRQPSQLQEGGVLVVGGGNSGAQIAVELSRGRETYLALGQQPRYLPMTIGGKGMFWWLDKLGILSAGGSSWLGRKLKRRGDPIFGYELKQAVKCGKVVLKKRAVDAGASGMRFEDGTELKVQNIIWATGFVPSYDWLQVDRALDHEKAVIHTRGISPVKGLYYAGLPWQTHRGSALLAGVSRDAREIVQAIMEKRGLVYGKRAP
- a CDS encoding ArsR/SmtB family transcription factor: MEKEHHELLHEDEAMEASRLLKAISDPTRIRILHLLSQEECPVGHIAEVLGMSQSAVSHQLGYLRSLRLVKYRREGNTYFYTYEDEHVIGILRQVLDHIAH